DNA sequence from the Deltaproteobacteria bacterium genome:
CCACAGCTCGAGGCCCAGCTCCGCGCCGAGGCGCAAAAGCCGCTCCACGGGGGTGGGCCAGGCGCCGAGCGGCAGCCAGGGTACCTCGTCGGCGAGACGGGGGAGGCGCTGCAGGAGCGCCTCGGGAGGCCGGGTTAGCGCGCGCGCGGCCTCGTCCACAATGCGTCCGGGTGCCTGGCGTGGATCAGCCGGCGTCGACCAGCAGCGCGGTGATGTTGTCGCGACCTCCGCGCTCGTTGGCCAGGTCCACGAGGCGCTGGGCCACCGCGTCGAGCGAGCCGCTGCCGAGCAGGGGCGCGAGCTCGCCCTCGCGGAAGTAGACGTGCAGCCCGTCCGAACAGAGCAGGAAGCGGTCCTTCGGGACCACGTCGCACTCCACGGTATCCACCTGGACGTAGTCCCGGTGGCCCACCGCCCGGGTGATGACGTTCTTGCCGGGGGCGCGCTCGGCCTCCTCCGGGGTGATCAGGCCGTGCTTGAGCTTGTAGTTGACGAGCGTGTGGTCCTCGGTGAGCTGCTGCGCCTGGCCCTGGCGGTAGCGGTAGACGCGGCTATCTCCGACCTGCGCTACCACGCCGAGCCCCTCGGCCAGCAGCAGCACCGACATGGTAGTGCTCATGCCGCGTCGGTTGGGGTCGAGCTCCGCGAGTCCGAAGACCATGTAGCACGCGGCCTGCACCGCGCTCTCGACCAGGCGGCGGACGGCAAAGAGGTGCTCCTCGGTGGGGGACCGCAAGAAGCGCTCGACCACCTTCCGGCTGCGGCTGACGAAGCCGTAGACCTCCTCCACCGCCTGGGCGCTCGCGATCTCGCCCTTGGCGTGGCCACCCACGCCGTCGGCGACGACATAGAGGCCAAGCTCGTCGTCGCTGATGAAGCTGTCTTCATTCAGCGTGCGTCGACGACCGACGTCGGAGATGCCGTGGGACCGGAGCTGCATCCAGGATCTTTCGCGCTTGCGCTCCCTGGTACGCTGCCGACAGCGGGCCGCGCGACTGCAACGTCGCGCCGAACGAGCCACCTGTCGATCGTTACGTACCGGCTTCCAGTCTAGCAGGGCTCGGGCTCGGCAATCCAGCCACGTCTCGCGCCGTCGGTCGAAGGAGGTGCGATGGCCGGCGCGTGATGCGCGGCGCGCAGCGGCGGGCGAAAGGCGTTGTGGGCGCTTCGACGCCTGCGCTATGAATGTCGCCTCGCGAGGCCGGAGGAGCGATGTCGGGCGAGGTGGAACGGCTCAGGTCGGCGCTCACCGAGAAGGGACCTGGGGTCCTCGAGGCCTGGCTGGCCTCGCTGGGGCGTCACAGCTTCGCTCTCCGCGGGCGGTCTGACCTCCTGCCGACGCTGAGGGAGCGGTGCGGGGCGATCCTGGAGGGGCTCGAGGAGGGCTTGCGCGGCGCGACCTCCCTGGCGCTCGGCGGCACGGACCTGCGAGAGATGGTCGAACGCCTCGCCTTCACCTGCGGGTGGCTCGCGGGACAGGGCGTGTCGATCGACGCCGCGCTGGCCCTGGCGTACGGCCTGGGCGATGCGCTCACCGCGGTGCCCGAGGGCTTCGCCCGCGGACTGGCTGTGGTGGCGGCG
Encoded proteins:
- a CDS encoding serine/threonine-protein phosphatase, whose protein sequence is MQLRSHGISDVGRRRTLNEDSFISDDELGLYVVADGVGGHAKGEIASAQAVEEVYGFVSRSRKVVERFLRSPTEEHLFAVRRLVESAVQAACYMVFGLAELDPNRRGMSTTMSVLLLAEGLGVVAQVGDSRVYRYRQGQAQQLTEDHTLVNYKLKHGLITPEEAERAPGKNVITRAVGHRDYVQVDTVECDVVPKDRFLLCSDGLHVYFREGELAPLLGSGSLDAVAQRLVDLANERGGRDNITALLVDAG